tacAAGGAGTCCTTGGCATGTAACAGGTCTGTATCATTGAATAAAGAAGTGCACTATTTAGTTTCTGATCGAAATGTCCTGAATCATGAGTTGGCTCTTGCTTTCATTCTTGCCACTAAAAAATTCCGGATCTATACGATGCCAATTCCACAAGAGAGAGATGGGGGTAGAGAGTTCTTGGACGTGGATTTATAAAAGTGAACAAGATGCAATGCCTCAGGGATTTGAATGCTCAAGGCCTTTAATGTTTTTCCAAGAATGGTAAGAATGTTTTGATTAGAGGACTTCGAAGGCGAGCATGTGAGTCTTATTTGGTATATTTGTTCCCTACCCTTTTCTTTTCAACAAATATGCTTTCTCACTTCTTATCCGTTGATTAGCACAGATTTATAGctacaaaaatgaaatgtttACTTTTAATGTCTATTCTAGACAATGAACCATGGAATTTTTGCAAGCCAGCACAAACATATTAGAATTGTGGTGCAACTATGTGGCATGAGAAGAGGGCTGTTAAGCCAAGGTGATCGTCACaaccaaaattttcattgcGATGTTCGAAAGGTGTAGCTATTTTACCTTTGCTGGAATGTAAACCAGCAATTCTTGAAGATTTTTCAGTTACCATGGACCTTTATTGGTGCATTTCCACCATAATCTTCAGCGAGATAATACAATATTTGCTTTAACATTTATGGGTGGCAAAATTAATTATAGTGTAAATAATGGAAAGGGTTTTTCGTTAAATGGTGAAAATCATCGTAGGATTGGCTCAAGATTTCAACTTTACGTGTTTAATATAGAAAATGAGGCATTGATCTCATATTTGTTCTCCCGAACACAAATTCTTAACAAAAATTGCCCTTTGTCTAGTAATTAGAGGACCAAATTAAtgattaaccaaaaaaagaataagaacaCTAAAGTCAATACTTTTTTATGCCAAACATTAGTAAAATACAGAATACTCTTACAATGTCCTTCGTCATTTCCGACATTGAAAAactactatttatttattgttttaaatatcaaaaatattttataactaTAGTTTAACAAGATCTTCATAGCTCAACTAACACACTTCTTGGTATTTCCCTACATTAAACTctgtaaatattaataatttgaaaacAGTGAGATCAAAATTGCTAGAGATCTATTTTCTACGATGATCTCAAACAGTCGTTTTGAATCTTGACAAGAATTAAGAGTACAGGGGAAACCAATTAAAATGACTTGGGTTTATCACTCATTCCTGAGAAATGAACTACATTTTCTTAGTTAAGCCACTTATTAGATTTCCATTTGGTGAAATTGACAAACTTGATATACTTGCCAGTTGCTACATATCTAAACATATAGActtaaaattatgaattttccACATTAATCataacaagtaaaaaaaaacactttaacaCAATATCATATATTCGAAAGagtttcactacaaaaaaagacCATGGTATAAAAATTGCTTGTGATAAATTACTCTTAACAACTTGATGTAATTCCtagataagaaaaaatatataaatttctagAATCATAACACTACCAAATTATTCTACTTTCtacaaaataacattttttttttttaattaaaaaaaaatggatgattACAAACAAATTCTTGGTCTTCCATTGTGTGTAGTAGTGTGTGTCATAGATCACTCCAATCATTAGCATTAGTGTTAGTATTAGCATTAGCGGAGGAAGCCAAGTCTTTGAGAATTTGAAGCAAACCTTTCAAGTCATCGCTCCCCAATTCAAGACAGTCCCTCAGTAAATCTCCCTGCACCACTTCTCTCTCCACCACCTTCACCGCTTTCCTCAACGCACCCTACACccccacaaccacaaccacactATCAATAACTACCTTAACTAACTTTCTAACTGTGCCAATTGAATTGTACGgacttcaaattaaaattacaactaaaagagagagagagagagagagagagagagagagagagaggaagcgTACCGATTTAGTAAACACTTTGAGAAGCTTTTTGAAAAGCGAGGTAGAGACGCCGAGGACATTTTGGTAATTCCGCCCCACCCAGGTTGATCTCTCGGCGTCCGAGTTCGCGCGGGTCAACTCACCTACAGATTTAAGCAACTCGTTCACGTCCGAAACGACGCCGTACAGCTCAGCGGAGTTTAGATCCCTCCACGCGTAGTTCTTGAGGTAGTCCCAGCCCAATGACCAGGTGTGCCCGAAGAAGCCGAGGCCCAGCCCAGGCTCGAGCTTCTCGGCGATGAGATGGGCCCGGCGCGAGCCCGAGACGTCGCCCCTGGAGGCGCGGAGGTTGGCCACGCGCGTCATGAGCGAGTGGGAGAGCGAGACGACGGTTCGGTACTGGACGAAGGAGAAGGACAAGGACAAGGACAAGGAACGGGTGGGTTCTGGTGCGGTGGTGAGCAGGAGGAAGAGGATGGAGATGAGGGAGATTGTGCGTGACGGTGTCGTTTCGGCCATTTTTTGCGCAGAAGAATCTACCTGGAAGCGTGAGTTTTGAGTTCTTTATAATGAAGAAAAGAATTGGGTAGAGTAGAGTTAAAGCAATTGA
The sequence above is drawn from the Castanea sativa cultivar Marrone di Chiusa Pesio chromosome 5, ASM4071231v1 genome and encodes:
- the LOC142634208 gene encoding uncharacterized protein LOC142634208, coding for MAETTPSRTISLISILFLLLTTAPEPTRSLSLSLSFSFVQYRTVVSLSHSLMTRVANLRASRGDVSGSRRAHLIAEKLEPGLGLGFFGHTWSLGWDYLKNYAWRDLNSAELYGVVSDVNELLKSVGELTRANSDAERSTWVGRNYQNVLGVSTSLFKKLLKVFTKSGALRKAVKVVEREVVQGDLLRDCLELGSDDLKGLLQILKDLASSANANTNTNANDWSDL